From the genome of Chania multitudinisentens RB-25, one region includes:
- a CDS encoding protein-tyrosine-phosphatase (Wzb shows phosphatase activity towards the autophosphorylated Wzc protein, which induces colanic acid biosynthesis; catalyzes the phosphorylation of UDP-glucose dehydrogenase, an enzyme involved in colanic acid biosynthesis) gives MFNSILVVCVGNICRSPTGEQLLKARLPGKRIGSAGLGALVGKPADATASEVASQNGVSLVGHQGRQLTAEMCREYDLILVMEKGHIEAVCQLVPEARGKIMLFGHWLAKREINDPYRQSREAFEFVYRLLDDSAQKWAGALSR, from the coding sequence ATGTTTAATTCGATTCTTGTGGTGTGTGTGGGTAATATTTGTCGTTCTCCTACAGGGGAACAACTGTTAAAAGCTCGGTTACCCGGTAAACGAATTGGCTCTGCTGGATTGGGAGCATTGGTGGGTAAACCTGCCGATGCCACTGCAAGCGAGGTTGCCAGTCAAAATGGCGTCTCACTTGTAGGGCACCAAGGACGGCAACTGACCGCCGAAATGTGTCGGGAATACGATCTGATTCTAGTGATGGAAAAAGGGCATATCGAAGCCGTTTGTCAGTTGGTGCCAGAAGCCAGGGGGAAAATTATGCTATTTGGTCACTGGCTGGCCAAACGGGAAATTAATGACCCTTATCGCCAAAGCCGCGAGGCATTTGAGTTTGTATATCGTCTTCTTGATGATTCTGCCCAAAAGTGGGCAGGCGCTTTAAGTCGCTAG